One segment of Setaria viridis chromosome 4, Setaria_viridis_v4.0, whole genome shotgun sequence DNA contains the following:
- the LOC117851476 gene encoding uncharacterized protein encodes MEKCRSVPHDHSSAYYGCGGGYDYEDVGGGGGAGQGKSYSFNGPSAREDPEAKRRRRVAAYNVFATQGRIKTTVRSSVKWLKSKFSDIRYGGL; translated from the coding sequence ATGGAGAAGTGCAGGTCGGTGCCGCACGATCACTCGTCGGCGTACTACGGCTGCGGAGGCGGGTACGACTACgaggacgtcggcggcggcggcggcgccgggcaggGCAAGTCGTACAGCTTCAACGGGCCGAGCGCCCGCGAGGACCCGGaggcgaagcggcggcggcgggtggcggcgtaCAACGTCTTCGCCACGCAGGGCCGGATCAAGACCACCGTCCGCAGCAGCGTCAAGTGGCTCAAGTCCAAGTTCTCCGACATCCGCTACGGCGGCCTCTGA
- the LOC117851475 gene encoding probable serine/threonine-protein kinase At1g54610 has product MGCAQAKPSRGSPARSDGRGIDRLMRDNAYHPGGPAVVSRLSDPLPAAERATAAAAKDHPAHAGRATASGSRSTEKTPDDAAAPLPPQPALPPQPPRREDEQLVDGWPTWLLDNVPREALEGIVPRSADAYDKIEKVGQGTYSNVYKARERGTGRVVALKKVRLDTSESESVRFMAREIRVLQRLDHPNVIRLEGIATSRMHRSIYLVFDFMYSDLTKLIARPGHRLTEPQIKCYMQQLLAGLQHCHERGILHRDIKGSNLLIDRHGVLKIGDFGLANYYGPGRRRPLTSRVVTLWYRAPELLLGSTDYGVGIDLWSAGCLLAEMFFGKPLLRATTEVEQLFKIFTLCGSPPDDYWRKLKLSPTFKPPKAYKPTTGERFRDLPPSAVGLLATLLALDPAARGTAGQALQSSFFSTPPLPCDLSELPVVYKEEVADPAASKPKVRQRSQRRKDSKLKTEEQRSGINTGSPNKEEDKVIDRANSGQESDGTANAAANASSRVQEPLDVTINVATYSYSTVPGRFSVSPDQVLLPQEASPAAPQDQQQLPAAKASHRSGSDDDHENRKQIRTLDDDNDAADGDGEAPSGSGNEGVALNGSQESRSAAFMTDFEAAAAVLRGSEEIPSKQYVIVD; this is encoded by the exons ATGGGGTGCGCGCAGGCGAAGCCCTCGCGTGGCTCGCCCGCCCGCAGCGACGGCCGCGGCATCGACCGCCTCATGCGCGACAACGCCTACCACCCCGGCGGCCCCGCCGTCGTCTCCCGCCTCTCCGacccgctccccgccgccgagcgcgcgacggccgccgccgccaaggatCATCCCGcccacgccggccgcgccaccgcctcgGGGAGTAGGAGCACCGAGAAGACACCTGacgacgccgcggcgccgctCCCGCCACAGCCGGCgctcccgccgcagccgccgcggcgcgaGGACGAGCAGCTCGTCGACGGGTGGCCGACGTGGCTGCTCGACAACGTGccccgggaggcgctggaggggATCGTCCCCAGGAGCGCGGACGCCTACGACAAGATCGAGAAGGTCGGGCAGGGGACGTACAGCAACGTGTACAAGGCGCGGGAGCGCGGGACGGGGCGGGTGGTGGCGCTCAAGAAGGTGCGGCTGGACACGTCGGAGTCGGAGAGCGTGCGGTTCATGGCGCGGGAGATCCGGGTGCTGCAGCGGCTCGACCACCCCAACGTCATCCGCCTCGAGGGCATCGCCACCTCCAGGATGCACCGCAGCATCTACCTCGTCTTCGACTTCATGTACTCCGACCTCACCAAACTCATCGCCCGCCCCGGGCACCGCCTCACCGAGCCCCAG ATCAAGTGCTACATGCAGCAGCTGCTGGCGGGGCTGCAGCACTGCCACGAGCGCGGCATCCTGCACCGCGACATAAAGGGCTCCAACCTGCTCATCGACCGCCACGGCGTGCTCAAGATCGGCGACTTCGGCCTCGCCAACTACTAcgggcccggccgccgccgcccgctcaccAGCCGCGTCGTCACGCTCTGGTACCGCGCCCCCGAGCTGCTGCTGGGCTCCACCGATTACGGCGTCGGCATCGACCTCTGGAGCGCCGGCTGCCTCCTCGCCGAGATGTTCTTCGGCAAGCCCCTCCTGCGTGCCACCACTGAG GTGGAGCAGCTGTTCAAGATCTTCACCCTGTGCGGGTCGCCGCCGGACGACTACTGGCGGAAGCTAAAGCTGTCCCCGACGTTCAAGCCCCCCAAGGCGTACAAGCCCACGACGGGCGAGAGGTTCCGCGACCTGCCGCCGTCGGCGGTCGGCCTGCTTGCCACGCTCCTCGcgctcgaccccgccgcccgcggcacCGCCGGCCAGGCCTTGCAGAGCAGC TTCTTCAgcaccccgccgctgccgtgcGACCTCTCGGAGCTCCCCGTCGTGTACAAGGAGGAGGTCGCCGACCCTGCTGCTTCGAA GCCGAAGGTGAGACAGCGTTCCCAGAGACGGAAGGACAGCAAGCTGAAAACCGAGGAGCAACGGTCAGGGATCAACACCGGATCTCCCAACAAAGAG GAGGATAAAGTAATCGACAGAGCAAATTCAGGCCAGGAATCAGATGGTACAGCGAACGCCGCTGCCAATGCTTCCTCCAGAGTCCAAGAACCACTAGACGTCACCATCAACGTTGCCACGTACTCATACAGTACAGTCCCAGGACGGTTTTCAGTTAGCCCGGATCAGGTACTACTGCCACAAGAAGCCTCACCTGCTGCACCTCAAGATCAGCAGCAGCTGCCAGCGGCTAAGGCCTCGCACCGCTCAGGCAGCGACGACGATCACGAGAACCGCAAGCAGATTCGGACTCtggacgacgacaacgacgccgccgacggcgacggcgaggcgccgTCTGGTAGCGGCAACGAGGGTGTCGCTTTGAACGGCAGCCAGGAGAGCAGATCGGCTGCTTTCATGACAGACTTCGAGGCGGCCGCCGCTGTGCTGCGCGGATCAGAAGAAATCCCTTCCAAGCAATACGTTATTGTGGATTAA